The Sphaerochaeta globosa str. Buddy region TGGATGAAAGCCCTCAACGGCTTTGATGATGAGCATAAGGCCATTCCGTATCCACTTGGGCACTTCTTCATAGCGATCGACCCCGAGCATTTCATGGGACTGGATACCTTCAAGCGTATTGCAGGTTCCATTTGCCGCGAGCTGCGTGCGAGCAAGCTGGCTCCGGGTGAGGACTATATCTTCACTGCCGGTGAGAAAGAGTATCTTTCCTACCAGTTCCGCAAGGAGCATGGCTGCCCGGTTCCTCCTTCACTGCAGAAGGTCATGGTAACCCTGCGCGACCGTTTCAAGATGAATTACTCGTGGGATTTTGAGAAGAAATAAGGAAAAGGAGAACTAGTGAAAATGCAAGACGATTTGACCAAGCGCGCGCTTGATTACCACATGATGGACGGAGTACCGGGTAAAGTCTCGGTGGTTCCCTCCAAGCCCTGCCAGACTGCAGCCGACCTGGGCCTGGCCTATACTCCCGGTGTTGCAAAGCCTGTTCTGGCTATAGAAGCCAATCCCGAGGATGCCTACAAGTATACCTCCAAGGGCAATCTCGTTGCTGTCATTTCCAACGGGACGGCCATCCTCGGTCTTGGCGACCGTGGAGCTTTGGCCAGCAAGCCGGTTATGGAAGGCAAGGGTGTTCTGTTCAAGAGATTTGCCGACATCGACGTGTTCGATATTGAGCTGGACGAGAAAGATCCTGATAAAGTTATTGCAATGGTCAAGGCCATGACTCCTACCTTCGGTGGTGTGAACCTCGAGGATATCAAGGGACCTGAGTGCTTCAAGATTGAGCAGGAGCTGATCAAACAGTGCAATATCCCCATTTTCCATGACGACCAGCACGGAACCGCCATTATTGCAACCGCAGGTTTGATGAACAGCTGCGAGATCCTGGGCAAGAAGCTTGAGGACATCAAGGTTGTGGTCAACGGTGCAGGAGCCGCCGGTATCAGCTGTGCGAAGATGTTTGTTGCAGCCGGTGTGAAGCGGGAGCACATCACCATGCTTGACAGCAAGGGTGTTGTCTACCAGGGCAGAACCGCCGGTATGACAGCTGAGAAGCAGGAGTTTGCCACCGCCGGGAGTGCCCGTACGCTCTCTGATGCCATGGTGGGCGCCGATGTATTCATGGGCCTCTCTGTTGCCGACTGTGTAACGCCTGATATGCTGCTTTCCATGGCCAAGGACCCGGTGGTCTTTGCCATGTCCAACCCTAATCCTGAGATCGACTACGAGTTGGCCATGTCCATTCGCAGCGATCTGATTATGGCAACCGGAAGAAGTGACTATCCGAACCAGATCAACAACGTGCTTGGCTTCCCCTTCATTTTCCGCGGTGCTCTGGACGTACGTTCGGTCATCATCAGCGAAGGAATGAAGATGGCAGCTGCAAAGGCACTTGCTGCTCTTGCAAAAGAGCCGGTTCCTGCTTCTGTTGAGAAGGCTTACAACGGTCAGAAGTTCAGCTTTGGTCGCAACTACATCGTTCCCAAGCCGTTCGATCCCCGTGTCATTGAATGGGAAGCAGTGGCTGTTGCCAAGGCGGCCTGCGAGGAAGGTCTTGCAGAGAAGCCCATCACCGACTGGGAAGCCTACAGAGTCTCCCTGGTGAAGCGGATGGAGAAGTACTGGAAGTAACGCATCGTTCCCGTGTGTCTAGCGTTGGAGGCCGTCCTGGTAACAGGGCGGCTTTCTCTCATTTTAGGTGATAGGTTCTTGCCTGCCTTCCTCATTATTGTCTAGGATGGAAGGCAACGAAGGCCCAAATGCACTGTATCGAATGTACGAGATCCTATGCTGACCAAATTCTTGCCATCTACAACGATGCAATTTTGACTACCACTGCCATGTATGAGTATGTCAAGCGTCCCCAAGAGTCCATGCTCTCCTGGTTCGATGCAAAAGAGCAGGGTGGGTATCCGGTCATCGGCTTGGTCGATGACAATGACAAGCTTTTGGCCTTTGGGACCTACGGGCCTTTTCGCACCCGCCCGGCTTACCACTATACCATTGAACATTCGGTATATGTGCATAAGGACTATCGAGGTAAGGGCCTTGGACAGATAATCCTGTCCCTGCTCATCAAGAAAGCTATTGAACAGCAGTATCACACCATAATTGCTGCCATAGACTCATCCAACATAGCTTCCATCCACCTCCATGAGAAGGCCGGCTTTGAGCATTGCGGGGTTGTCAAGGAAGTGGGGTATAAGTTCGGCTTGTTCAGAAGTCTGGTTTTCATGCAGTTGCTGCTGCCCACTCCATCGGAACCGAAAGAAATCTAGCCTTTAAATAATCTGGAAGTTTTTATAAACAAAAAGAGAAGCCAGTGATGTTTCCCGCAACACTGGCTTCTGATTATTTGCAAGCTTGTCTGTCCGGACGCGCTATCTAGAAGCAATTCAATTGGCAACCACGAACAAGGTCCTGTCCATTCCCTGCTCGGCGACCGAGTAGGTGAAGTTGTAGGCATTGGAGGCGACCGTAAAGCCGAACTCGTCGGCGCTGAAGGTAGTCCTCTCCGGGATGTATGCATGGAGCTTGAGAGTCACGGTGTCGTTCATGCCGGCGGCGAAGAGAGAGGAAGAGAGCAATGCCATGAGGATGATGGTAAGTGCGATGGTTGCTAACTTCTTCATATGCTCTCTCCTTCTTGTCGTTGTTGTACTTGAAGAATATGGAATATGTGAGAAGAAGTCAATACACGAAATACTATAATTTATTATAATAAAAGAAATTAGCGAATGTCATATGTACAAAGAAGTGACCTATAACATCTACCAATAACATCTAACATAGCACAAGTTTTAACCGGTTTAGCAATCGCGATTGTCCACTTGTGACAGAGACAATACGCTGAATTTGCAGGCATTCGCACATACGGCATCCTTTGTGCTTGTGGCATATCCTTTGCTGTGACAAGAGACATGAACGAAGTATTGCACCGCTTCTGACAGGAGAGCGGTGAGCAAAGTGAACTGAACTTCTCCCATCAGGAGAAAAAAAGAACCTGCCGACATGGCAGGTTCCTCTAGCTGGCAGCTCTCTCTTAGGCGATGCCGAGCATCTCCTTGATCTGGGCCTTGGCCTGGGTGAGAATATTCGTATATTGCTCATCGAGCTGAGAAAGTTGTTTGTCCAACAGCTTCATGAACTCAGGGTCCTGTTCGGGCCTGAGGGTGAAGTTGGGACCATACTGCTTGCGTAGCTGTGCTTCCTTCTGTTGCAAGGCAGGAGCAAACTGCTGTTTCATACGTTCCACCAAGTCTTCCTGGTTCTCAAGATACTGGGTGAAAAAACCCTCAAGTTGTCCAAGCAACTGTACAACCTGATCATTTCCTTCTCCGAGAATGAGACCAAGGTCGAGAACCTTGGTAAAAGCATCCTTGAAGGCAGCATTCCTGGGAAGTGCAAGGTTGGAGAGCATGGTAAGCGTCATCCCTTCCTTGAACGCTTCTTTTTCTTCAGCAGGTACTGCGTCGTACTGCTGCTTAATTGCTTCCTTTGTTGCATCCATATCGCTGAGGAACGAGCCTGCCGACTGTCTGCCTTCCTTGACCTTTAGGTCCCGTTTGATCTTTATCGGGTCCACCTGGAGTTTTTCTGTCTTTTCCAGAGCAAGTTCCCATGCAGATTTTATGATTGCCATACCTAACTCCTCATTACATAGCAAAGATAGTACAGTTCTGTGTCTTGGACAAGTCTTGGTTTGGTGATAGTCTCGAGCCATGGAACTTGAACTGACCATCATCTATCTCTTCGACCTGTTTGGTACCTTTATCTTCGCCATCACCGGCGCTGTAAAAGGAGTGCGATGCAAACTCGACATCCTGGGTGTGGTGGTGTTTGCCTGTACCGTCGGCTGTGGAGGCGGCATGTTTCGCGATATGTTGCTCGGAGCAACTCCGGTTGCCGCTCTGACCGATAGTGCCTATATTCTTATTTGTGTAGGAACAGGCCTCGCTGTATTCTTTCTTGCCCCCAAGTTTGTCGGAAAATGGCGGGTGATTCTCTTCGCCGATTCTCTGGGCTTGGGTGTCTTCACAGCCTTGGGTGTGGCAAAGGGTGCTATGTATGGCATCGGTCCGGTAGGGCAGGTGCTCTGCGGAGTATTCTCTGCCGTAGGCGGGGGTGTGGTAAGGGACATCATGAGCCGCTCGGTGCCCTCTGTTTTGACCAGTGACTTTTATGCCACCGCCTCATTGATTGGAGGCATTGTATACCTGATTCTTGAAATGACTGGCTTGGGCATATTCTCTAAGTTCCTGATTGCCAGCGGCACAGTATTCATCATTCGCCTGATTGCGATCAAATACCGGTTCCACCTGCCCGTAGCCGATACCGCCCTACCGGTGGATGACTACCTGACCATGCACAAATGATTTGGAAGGAAACGCATGCATTCATATCCGCTTTACTATAAACAACCGTATCAAAAAACCCATGCAGCAACCATCGTCGACATCGTCGATGGGGCGCTCGTTCTCGATTCCACCATCTGTTATCCCGAAGGGGGCGGGCAGAGTGGTGATATTGGTACCATTTCAGGGGTAACGTTATTGAACACTACCAAGGACGATGACCATACCATCTACCACCATGTTGCAGAACACTCGTTTGTTGTTGGGGCCCAGGTGGGAATTGTGCTGGACTGGAACCATCGTTACCACTATATGCAGATGCATACAGCCCAGCATGTTGCCAGCGGCCTCTTGTTCACCCATTTTAGCATCCAGACTGTAAGCGTACACCAAGGCGAGCGCATTCTCACCATTGAAACCGATGCTGTAGCGATAGAGCCTTCCCTCTGTTATCAGTTGGAGGACTTGGTGAACGATGTAGTCCGCCAAAACCATCCGGTGCACTACGAAGTACATACCCAGAGCTCGGCACAAACCCTGGGACTCAGGCGGTCGATAAAGGTAGAGGGCGATGGTGTTCGCCTGGTTGTCGTCGAACAAGTCGATACAGTAGCCTGCGGAGGTCTTCATGTCGGCAACACATCTGAAATTGAGTTCTTTCATTATGCAGGGCAGGAGAAAATTCGTGGGCATATCCGCCTCATCTTCACCGTAGGTGCTCTAGCCAAGGAAGAAATCCGCAAGGTTGAGAACGTGGCCGCTGAACTTGGAGTACTCTTCTCCGCCCCGCTTCAGGACTTGGTGGATGCTGCAAAAGCAGTAGTCTCATCAGCTGTCCAGCTTAAGAGTGAACTGAGAAAAGCCCAACAGCTTCTGGCCAAACTTTCGCTTGCTTCTCTTGTAGCGGAAGCCGAACTGGTTGCCTCGGTTCCGGTTGTCTATTGGAAGATTCCTCAGGAAATTGAAATGAAGGATGTCCCCCAAGCGTTTACCGAATATGATGAGCTGGTACTCTGTGCAGCCAAGGAATCTGATGGACAGCTGTCATGGCTCGTCGGCCTGCAAGGAAAAGCTACAGGCTTGCTTGACTTCCCAGCAAAGAAACCTGCATTGCTGGCAGCAATCCAAGGGAAGGGGGGAGGAAAAGCCCCTCTTTACCAAGGATCCGCCAAAGCCGACTGCGACACCTTCTTTGCTGCCTTTGGAGCTTTGCTCAAATGACCGTCAAGGAACGGGTGAAAGCACTCTTTGCCAAGGAGACCTACCTGAGAGGTGATGGGTCCCTCGATACCAAGAAGCTGTTCAAGCGTACCTTGGTACTCATGCTCTTCATCTTCAGCCTCTACTTCATCGGGTTCCAATTCTATAGAAGGCTTGGATGGGACCAGAATGCCGTGGTACAGCAATTTATTGCCGACTTCGGTGTCATGGGAGTAGCACTCTACGTATTTATCGTAGACCTCTTTGTGCTGCCCTTGTCGGTCGATCTGATGTGGCCTTTTGTCATGGGGTGGCACCCTCTCTTGGCTATCGTGGTGATGGGAACGGCCTCGGTGGCCGGAGCCTTCTGTGCCTACCTCTTCGGTCGGCTGGTGGGTCTCATTCCCATCTTCAAGCGTTGGGTGCTCAAGCAGTCGGGAACCCACACCGAGCAGATCATCACCAAATATGGAATTTGGGCGATTGTAATCAGCGGCCTTACCCCGTTGCCATTCTCCACCATCTGTACGGTTGCAGGCATTGTTAAACTGAAAGTCCACCACGTCCTGCTCTCCAGTCTGATTCGTTATGTGAGAATGGCCATCTACTATCTGATTTTTGCCGGGCTTATCGTCATCGGCTGAGCACTTCCCTGATTTCAGCAACCACCCTATGCGTTCGCTCTTCACTGTCACCGGTGTACAAAGTTGCGTCGAGCAGTGCAATAATTGCTTCTTTGGAAAGGTAGGAGCGGATCTGCTTGTCCTCGCTGAGCATTTGCATGAGCGTGTTTGCCTTGCCTGTTTGCACTTCAGCCCAAGCCATGAGGCTGTGAGTGCGGATGAGTTCGTGCATTTCCTGGCGGTCTGCACCGTTCTTTCCCAGCTCCATCAAAAGCCGTTCGCTTGCGGCGAATATGCCATAGGAAGCCAGGTTGCGCTGGATGCCCGCAAGGTGGATCTGCATGCCCTTCACCACCTTTGTAGCAGTGTTCAGAATTTCATCAACTGACAAGAAGATATCGGGCAGTACCAGACGGCGGTTAGCACTGTCGTCGAGCGTCCGTTCGAGCAGGGTCGATGCGGCATTCTGCCACAGTACGCCCTCCTGTGCTTCTACAAAACGACAGAGGCTGTCGATCTTTTCACTGTTGATTGGATTGCGTTTGAACGGCATGGCGGAAGACCCTACCTGCTTGGAGCCGAAGGGCTCGCTCCACTCGCCGATCGGGGGGCTTTGAAGCAGCCTGAAGTCGATGAAAAACTTATAGAGGGTTGCACACAGGGAAGAGAGAGCTTGGCCGACTCTGAGGTCTTGTTTGCGGGTATAGACCTGGGTTGCAGCCGTATAGGCATGAAGTCCGAGGTCCTGCATCACCATCTCTTCGAGCTGGCTGGCTGAAAGCTTGGTACCTTTGAGCAACTCAGTATAGCTGGCACTGGTACCCACCGCCCCCTTCATCCCTTTGCCCCTGATTGAAGCATGGACCTGCATCAGGTCCTGAAGGTCTTCCTTGAGGTCCTGGGCCGTCTGGGCGAAGCGATAGCCCACTGTGGTGGGTTCTGCAGGCTGGATATGGGTGAATGCCATGCAGGGCTGAGCCGCATAGGTTTCCATCTGGGTAATGAATGCTTCAAGCAATGTCTTGGTTTGGGTGATGACAATAGCAAGGGCTTCTTTAAGGCGCATGGCATCCATATTGTCCAGAATGTCCATGCTGGTAGCCCCGAGGTGAATGATCGCCCCGGCTTTGGGGCATTGTTCGGCATACGTCTTGATCTCAGCCATCAGGTCGTGGCGGATTTCTGCTTCGATCTCAGTGGCACGGTCGATGTCGATATTTTCTTGGTTGGATATCAGTTCATCAAGCTGCTCTTGTGATACCAGCTTCGCCTCAAGCTGTGCTTTGGCCAAGGCAACCCAAATGCGTCTGAGCAGTTTTCGCTTGTGCTCTTCGCTGAAAATGGTTCGCATCTGCTGGCTGCCATAGCGCCAGGTAAAGGGGGAAAGATAGGTGTCATGGGTGAAGCTTTGCATACAGACCTCCGCTTACCCATGACTGTACTCTCTAACGCAAGTTCAGGTCAATTGACGTAACGGATCGTCTCCCAGGCCTTGTTGTACATCTCAAGGTATGGACCCAGGTCATCCTTCAACTCGTAGTTCTGCAGCATATCGACAGTGTAGAACGGCTTGGTGGTACGATACTTCTCAGCTTCCGTATTGACCGAGGCGGGGAAGTGGAAACGGTCCAGAAGCTGGGCATAATTTTCCGGCTTGTGGATGTAGTTGATGAACTCCAGAGCGAGGTCGTAGTTTCTTGCACCCTTGGGAATGCACATGGAGTCGAAATACATCGGACCGCCGTCGATGGGGAGGAAAAAGTCGATATCGGCCCACTGAGTTTCGGGAATCTCCTCGAAGATTGCCTCGGCATACCCATGGGAAACCCAATACTCGCCCGAGGCGAAGGACTTTGCAAATCCTTCGGCATCGAACTTGACCAAATTCGGCTTCCACTTGTCGTTGACCAGCTTTCTCGCTTTTTCCAGCTCGGCAGCGTTGGTGGTATTGACCGAGTAGCCGAGGTAGGCCAAAGCATCGCCGAGAACTTCACGCATGTCGTCCATCATGACCATGCGGCCGGCTAGCCGGGTATCGGCGAAGATATTCCATGTCTTCTCATAGTCCTTCACCATTTTGGTGTTGACGGCAATACCGGTTGCCCCAAGGTAGTAGGGGACCGAATATTCCATCTTCGGGTCGTAATAGGCCTTGGAGAGGGCAAAGTCGGTGATGTACTGCAGGTTGGGCATTTTGGAAGTGTCCAGTTTTTCCAGCATGTTCAGGTTCTTCATGATTGAAACGTAGTCGCCGGAGGGGAAAATAATGTCGTAGCCGGCTTCGCCGCTGGCCATCAATTTGGCGAACATCTCTTCATTGGAGGCAAAATAGTCCAGAACCACGTCCACCCCATACTCTTTCTCGAAGGATTCGATTACCGAGTCGGGAGTATAGTAGGACCAGTTATACACATACAGTTTCTTACTACCGGTGGTATTTTTCTCTGATGCTTTGGAGCAACCGAGGAAGAGAAGACTGCCCAGGACAACCAGGGCAAAAGCGAGGATGAGGTGCTTGGTGGTAGGTTTGCTCATGGCTAAACCTCCTGTACTATGGTGATGTCTGCCCGTCCAGGTCAACATACGCCATTCCCTGGATCGGTGATAGATTGTGAAGCCCCGCAAAGCAAGGCCCAATAGAGAATTCTAGGCTGGGATATAAAGGAGATTAATAGATTGAGAACAGCTGGTGCAGTGCATCGGATTCTCCTCTGATTTCAGCCCCATAATTAGGTATTTCTGTCAGTAGGTCAATCACTTGGCGGGACAAAACCAAAAATTGGCAAATTTTTTTTCCTTGTGAGGCAGAGCTTTCAGGTGTTGCATAAATGAGCTTAATCACCGATACTTGCTCTCCAAGAACCATGAACATACAAACCTATTCCCAGGAGGTGGTTAACCTCCATACCCATAGCTTTTATTGCGGACACGGTACCGGTCAAGTCAGTGAATATGCCCAAGCAGCCATAGAACAAGGCCTTGAGGTGGTGGGCTTTACCGAACACTGTCCCGTACCTGACTCCCGTTGGGCCAGAACGCGGATGAGCTATGAGCAGATGTCCCAGTACGAAGAGGACATTCGACAGGTGCAACAGCAGGAAAAGCTAGCTGTTTTCACAGCCTACGAATGTGATTACCTTC contains the following coding sequences:
- a CDS encoding alanyl-tRNA editing protein — protein: MHSYPLYYKQPYQKTHAATIVDIVDGALVLDSTICYPEGGGQSGDIGTISGVTLLNTTKDDDHTIYHHVAEHSFVVGAQVGIVLDWNHRYHYMQMHTAQHVASGLLFTHFSIQTVSVHQGERILTIETDAVAIEPSLCYQLEDLVNDVVRQNHPVHYEVHTQSSAQTLGLRRSIKVEGDGVRLVVVEQVDTVACGGLHVGNTSEIEFFHYAGQEKIRGHIRLIFTVGALAKEEIRKVENVAAELGVLFSAPLQDLVDAAKAVVSSAVQLKSELRKAQQLLAKLSLASLVAEAELVASVPVVYWKIPQEIEMKDVPQAFTEYDELVLCAAKESDGQLSWLVGLQGKATGLLDFPAKKPALLAAIQGKGGGKAPLYQGSAKADCDTFFAAFGALLK
- a CDS encoding trimeric intracellular cation channel family protein, giving the protein MELELTIIYLFDLFGTFIFAITGAVKGVRCKLDILGVVVFACTVGCGGGMFRDMLLGATPVAALTDSAYILICVGTGLAVFFLAPKFVGKWRVILFADSLGLGVFTALGVAKGAMYGIGPVGQVLCGVFSAVGGGVVRDIMSRSVPSVLTSDFYATASLIGGIVYLILEMTGLGIFSKFLIASGTVFIIRLIAIKYRFHLPVADTALPVDDYLTMHK
- the purB gene encoding adenylosuccinate lyase, yielding MQSFTHDTYLSPFTWRYGSQQMRTIFSEEHKRKLLRRIWVALAKAQLEAKLVSQEQLDELISNQENIDIDRATEIEAEIRHDLMAEIKTYAEQCPKAGAIIHLGATSMDILDNMDAMRLKEALAIVITQTKTLLEAFITQMETYAAQPCMAFTHIQPAEPTTVGYRFAQTAQDLKEDLQDLMQVHASIRGKGMKGAVGTSASYTELLKGTKLSASQLEEMVMQDLGLHAYTAATQVYTRKQDLRVGQALSSLCATLYKFFIDFRLLQSPPIGEWSEPFGSKQVGSSAMPFKRNPINSEKIDSLCRFVEAQEGVLWQNAASTLLERTLDDSANRRLVLPDIFLSVDEILNTATKVVKGMQIHLAGIQRNLASYGIFAASERLLMELGKNGADRQEMHELIRTHSLMAWAEVQTGKANTLMQMLSEDKQIRSYLSKEAIIALLDATLYTGDSEERTHRVVAEIREVLSR
- a CDS encoding malic enzyme-like NAD(P)-binding protein translates to MQDDLTKRALDYHMMDGVPGKVSVVPSKPCQTAADLGLAYTPGVAKPVLAIEANPEDAYKYTSKGNLVAVISNGTAILGLGDRGALASKPVMEGKGVLFKRFADIDVFDIELDEKDPDKVIAMVKAMTPTFGGVNLEDIKGPECFKIEQELIKQCNIPIFHDDQHGTAIIATAGLMNSCEILGKKLEDIKVVVNGAGAAGISCAKMFVAAGVKREHITMLDSKGVVYQGRTAGMTAEKQEFATAGSARTLSDAMVGADVFMGLSVADCVTPDMLLSMAKDPVVFAMSNPNPEIDYELAMSIRSDLIMATGRSDYPNQINNVLGFPFIFRGALDVRSVIISEGMKMAAAKALAALAKEPVPASVEKAYNGQKFSFGRNYIVPKPFDPRVIEWEAVAVAKAACEEGLAEKPITDWEAYRVSLVKRMEKYWK
- a CDS encoding DUF6657 family protein; this encodes MAIIKSAWELALEKTEKLQVDPIKIKRDLKVKEGRQSAGSFLSDMDATKEAIKQQYDAVPAEEKEAFKEGMTLTMLSNLALPRNAAFKDAFTKVLDLGLILGEGNDQVVQLLGQLEGFFTQYLENQEDLVERMKQQFAPALQQKEAQLRKQYGPNFTLRPEQDPEFMKLLDKQLSQLDEQYTNILTQAKAQIKEMLGIA
- a CDS encoding extracellular solute-binding protein, with the translated sequence MSKPTTKHLILAFALVVLGSLLFLGCSKASEKNTTGSKKLYVYNWSYYTPDSVIESFEKEYGVDVVLDYFASNEEMFAKLMASGEAGYDIIFPSGDYVSIMKNLNMLEKLDTSKMPNLQYITDFALSKAYYDPKMEYSVPYYLGATGIAVNTKMVKDYEKTWNIFADTRLAGRMVMMDDMREVLGDALAYLGYSVNTTNAAELEKARKLVNDKWKPNLVKFDAEGFAKSFASGEYWVSHGYAEAIFEEIPETQWADIDFFLPIDGGPMYFDSMCIPKGARNYDLALEFINYIHKPENYAQLLDRFHFPASVNTEAEKYRTTKPFYTVDMLQNYELKDDLGPYLEMYNKAWETIRYVN
- a CDS encoding YqaA family protein, with product MTVKERVKALFAKETYLRGDGSLDTKKLFKRTLVLMLFIFSLYFIGFQFYRRLGWDQNAVVQQFIADFGVMGVALYVFIVDLFVLPLSVDLMWPFVMGWHPLLAIVVMGTASVAGAFCAYLFGRLVGLIPIFKRWVLKQSGTHTEQIITKYGIWAIVISGLTPLPFSTICTVAGIVKLKVHHVLLSSLIRYVRMAIYYLIFAGLIVIG
- a CDS encoding GNAT family N-acetyltransferase produces the protein MHCIECTRSYADQILAIYNDAILTTTAMYEYVKRPQESMLSWFDAKEQGGYPVIGLVDDNDKLLAFGTYGPFRTRPAYHYTIEHSVYVHKDYRGKGLGQIILSLLIKKAIEQQYHTIIAAIDSSNIASIHLHEKAGFEHCGVVKEVGYKFGLFRSLVFMQLLLPTPSEPKEI